Proteins from a single region of Oncorhynchus tshawytscha isolate Ot180627B linkage group LG03, Otsh_v2.0, whole genome shotgun sequence:
- the LOC112245801 gene encoding translin: MSVTEMFSYIQAFLSADQEIRADVLLQDIRKVVQVLEQTAREILTLLQSVHQPSGFKEIPSKCTKAKELFCTVRTQLGELKNKFPVEQYYRFHEHWRFVLQRLAFLAAFEVYLESACLMTRDEVAQILGIEVVRKKGFHLDVEDYLAGVLIMASELSRLAVNSVTAGDFGRPLRISNELDSGFRLLNLKNDPLRKRYDGLKYDVEKIEVVYDLSIRGLTKEQEAGGNK, encoded by the exons ATGTCTGTGACGGAAATGTTCAGCTACATTCAGGCTTTTCTGAGTGCGGATCAAGAAATAAGAG CGGACGTTCTCTTGCAGGACATAAGAAAAGTGGTACAGGTTCTGGAACAGACGGCGAGGGAGATCCTCACCCTGCTCCAAAGTGTCCATCAACCATCTGGCTTCAAAGAGA TCCCCAGTAAGTGCACAAAGGCCAAGGaactgttttgtacagtcagGACGCAACTTGGAGAACTCAAAAACAAGTTCCCAGTGGAGCAGTACTACAG GTTCCACGAGCACTGGAGGTTTGTTCTGCAGCGCCTGGCCTTCCTGGCAGCGTTCGAGGTCTACCTGGAGAGTGCGTGTCTCATGACACGCGATGAAGTGGCACAAATACTAGGAA TCGAGGTGGTGCGAAAGAAGGGATTCCACCTGGATGTTGAAGATTACCTGGCAGGTGTGCTGATCATGGCCAGTGAACTG TCTCGCCTGGCGGTGAACAGCGTCACAGCAGGGGACTTTGGCCGCCCCCTCCGAATCTCCAACGAGCTGGACTCTGGCTTCCGACTGCTTAACCTCAAGAACGACCCCCTGAGGAAGCGCTACGACGGCCTCAAGTACGACGTGGAGAAGATAGAGGTGGTCTACGACCTGTCTATCCGTGGCCTGACCAAGGAGCAGGAGGCTGGGGGAAACAAGTAG